GTTTTACATTTTGCATCTTTTTCCGTTACCTCAAAATCCAGATTAGAAATTGATTTAATTATTTCTTTCTTGCTGGTTTTACTCTTGTTGTATTTTACCCTAACATTTTTGTTCTTAAGGTCAATATCAAAATCTTTTACACCTTTTTCGTAAGCAAGGCATTTACCAAGCTTGTTTGAGCATGCATTACAACTCATAGAAACCTCTAAATCAATAGTTTCGTATTTAGTAGCTTTTTCTGCTTTTTGTGAATATGATTTTTGACTTAGCATTGTTAAGGATACTATTAATGCCATAAAAATAATTTGTGCTTTTTTTGTTTTCATAATTTTGTTTTTAATTTGTTAAAAAATTTATTAATTTAATTTAAATCTGACACCTGCATAAATTTTCCTCCCAATAAGAGGTCCCCAAACTTGTGAAGCGTCAAAATTATCTCCAAAAGGTTTGTCATAGGCAATGATGGCATCTTCCTGAATGTAATCACTAAGATTTTCAGCACCACCGTATAGTTCAAATCTTTTAAAGTTTCGTGTTAATTGAAAGTTCATTATAATAAAATTAGGAGAAAATTCTTCTTCGATCTCAGTTTGGTCAATGAAATTATTTGGTAATCGGCTAACACCATTGTATTGAAAAATATAGTCGAATTGCCATTTATCCCATTTTGTAGCATAAGAGAGATTTATTAAGGCTTTATCCTTTTTTACCAAAGGTGTTTTTTGCAATTTCCCGTCAAATGTGGATTTTACATCATTTATTCTGTATGCCATTAAAACATCAAATCTTTCAAATGCTTCAAATGAAAGTTCTGCTTGAGCAGTGTTTGCATAAGACTTACCTTCAAGATTGTAAAAATATGCCATCCCTGATTTCTTGTCAAGGTCAACAATTACTTGATTTACAAAATCGGTTCTAAAAAAATCCAAGTTTAAAGAATATTTTTTACCCAATAGATGAATATCTTTTGTTAAAAATATTCCATAATTCCATGCTTCTTCAATATCTAATTCTTCTGTGAAAACAAAAATTTTTGAAGTGGCAAGAAGTGAAGTGTTTTCTGCAAAGATATTTGCTAAGCGATATCCTTTCCCTACCGATGTCCTAAAGGTTAATTTATCTGTTAGTTTGTACTTTAAATGAAATCGTGGTGTAAAAAGATTGCCATAAATATTGTGGTAATCATCACGTATTCCTGCAACTATTATTAATTTCTTTGGACCTTTATAAGTGTATTCAAAATAAATTCCGGGAACTATTTCCTGCCTTGAAAAAAGACTGTCATTAAAGTTTTCTTCATAATTGTCGTAAGTAAAAGTAGCACCTGCAATGTAATTATGTGCTGTATTACCTATTATGGAGCTGAAAATTATATTTGTGTTAAAGTTATTTTGATTGCCGATATAATTATTCAACCCGAATATTGAGGATTGCTCATATTTTGAAAAATCATTAATGATTGCCATACTTTGGTAAGGCTTGTCT
This genomic window from Bacteroidota bacterium contains:
- a CDS encoding heavy metal-associated domain-containing protein — translated: MKTKKAQIIFMALIVSLTMLSQKSYSQKAEKATKYETIDLEVSMSCNACSNKLGKCLAYEKGVKDFDIDLKNKNVRVKYNKSKTSKKEIIKSISNLDFEVTEKDAKCKTETKCNKKTTKCCNKKS
- a CDS encoding TonB-dependent receptor, producing MKIILIIVIVFINLTLSNAQKHARKKGILDGAVWGVSNENKKELLVGANVYWANSSIGTSTNAEGIYTLKIPPIKNSKLVVSYIGYKSDTINISNKSMHQDIILYSNIKLDEVVIAERRGTAFFEKATAINSQLITGEEFHKAACCNLSESFETNASVDVSFSDAISGAKQIMLLGLAGKYIHIQMENIPAVRGLSSTYGLTYIPGPWMESIQISKGSASVKNSYESITGQINFEYLKPDTAEKFYFNQVGNQFGKTEVNIYSAHKLNKKWSTMIFAHGEYLANKVDKNKDNFIDIPLTKQYHFLNRWKYKSNKLVSQFGVSFLDESKNGGQVFYDKSKDEGTTNAYGIDIRTKRLTAFWKAGIFFKDKPYQSMAIINDFSKYEQSSIFGLNNYIGNQNNFNTNIIFSSIIGNTAHNYIAGATFTYDNYEENFNDSLFSRQEIVPGIYFEYTYKGPKKLIIVAGIRDDYHNIYGNLFTPRFHLKYKLTDKLTFRTSVGKGYRLANIFAENTSLLATSKIFVFTEELDIEEAWNYGIFLTKDIHLLGKKYSLNLDFFRTDFVNQVIVDLDKKSGMAYFYNLEGKSYANTAQAELSFEAFERFDVLMAYRINDVKSTFDGKLQKTPLVKKDKALINLSYATKWDKWQFDYIFQYNGVSRLPNNFIDQTEIEEEFSPNFIIMNFQLTRNFKRFELYGGAENLSDYIQEDAIIAYDKPFGDNFDASQVWGPLIGRKIYAGVRFKLN